One Phaseolus vulgaris cultivar G19833 chromosome 11, P. vulgaris v2.0, whole genome shotgun sequence genomic window carries:
- the LOC137806796 gene encoding uncharacterized protein — MGRNEELNRVNEELRKTLQAQKERAAKERVASPPSPPRSFLMPFSSEIMSAVVPPNLVGVKALFTGVEDPETHLTAFHTQMMLSGGSDAVYCKLFMSTLSGIALEWFMSLPDGHITSFQQFFELFMEQYIVNKAPPVVSYDLFDVRQNQGESLRDYLSRFGAQVVRLPSKDEDMLVHAFKKGVLPGPFSESLIRNHPSTFAEIRRRAVAHIVAETEVSEKRGSAAPTKSRGGPSRSQQPTRVHEAKEGKKAQGKPRPYEPRKNQGRGRVRESNVPPRFDFVVELAELIAIPAIVARL, encoded by the coding sequence ATGGGCAGAAATGAAGAGTTAAACAGAGTTAACGAAGAGTTGCGCAAGACGCTGCAAGCGCAGAAGGAACGCGCGGCGAAAGAAAGAGTGGCGTCACCGCCGTCTCCCCCCAGGTCTTTCCTCATGCCTTTCTCATCTGAGATTATGAGTGCAGTGGTGCCACCAAACTTGGTGGGGGTGAAAGCCTTGTTTACCGGggtggaggacccagagacgcatctgacggcgtttcacacccagatgatgctctctGGGGGTTCAGATGCGGTATAttgcaagctgttcatgagcacccttAGCGGAATTGCTTTGGAGTGGTTCATGAGCCTACCAGATGGCCACATCACTTCGTTTCAGCAGTTCTTCGAGTTGTTCAtggagcagtatattgtgaacaaggcaccccCAGTGGTGTCGTATGACTTGTTCGACGTGCGACAAAACCAAGGTGAGTCCCTCCGGGACTACCTTAGTCGTTTTGGAGCTCAGGTGGTgagactgcccagcaaagatgaagatatgctggtgcatgcgTTCAAGAAAGGGGTTCTGCCGGGCCCTTTCAGTGAATCGTTGATCAGAAATCACCCCAGCACCTTCGCGGAGATTAGGCGTCGTGCTGTGGCGCACATCGTAGCAGAAAcggaggtttctgagaagaggggaagcgcgGCCCCGACCAAGTCACGCGGAGGACCGAGCAGGTCTCAACAGCCgacgagggtgcatgaggccaaagaagGAAAGAAGGCTCAGGGGAAGCCTCGCCCTTACGAGCCTAGGAAGAACCAGGGCAGGGGGCGCGTGAGGGAGAGTAACGTGCCCCCCAGGTTTgactttgtggtggaattgGCGGAGCTGATCGCCATTCCAGCCATAGTGGCACGGTTGTGA